A genomic stretch from Flavobacterium sp. KS-LB2 includes:
- a CDS encoding bifunctional 3-deoxy-7-phosphoheptulonate synthase/chorismate mutase type II, translating into MENKKEMRNWLNEFNLSHPLVIAGPCSAETEEQVLKIAHELKDSDVSIFRAGIWKPRTRPGGFEGVGEIGLKWLVKAKKETGLLMGTEVATAAHCKLALEYDIDVLWVGARTTANPFAVQEIADTLAGTDKIVLIKNPVNPDMALWLGGVERLYAAGIKKLGVIHRGFSTYEKTKYRNIPEWQIAIDLQNKFPDLPLIIDPSHITGNRDMILEVTQEALNLNYDGMIIETHTDPDNAWSDAAQQVTPDALKQIFKDLRVRKQDDVSDEYTQKMKKLRANIDVLDTNLLDLLGKRMKVADEIGQVKKDANVAVLQNTRWNEILGKMILEGEKRGLTEEFVLRMFKAIHQESIGHQEKIVNV; encoded by the coding sequence ATGGAAAACAAGAAAGAAATGAGAAATTGGTTGAATGAATTCAATTTATCTCATCCATTAGTGATTGCAGGACCTTGTAGTGCTGAAACAGAAGAGCAAGTGTTGAAGATAGCACATGAATTGAAAGATTCAGATGTAAGTATTTTTAGAGCTGGAATTTGGAAACCAAGAACGCGTCCGGGAGGGTTTGAAGGAGTAGGAGAAATAGGGTTGAAATGGTTAGTAAAAGCCAAAAAAGAAACGGGTTTGTTAATGGGAACTGAGGTTGCTACTGCAGCTCACTGTAAATTGGCTTTGGAATATGATATTGATGTTTTATGGGTTGGTGCTCGCACAACTGCAAATCCATTTGCTGTTCAGGAAATTGCAGATACATTAGCAGGGACAGATAAAATAGTTTTGATAAAAAATCCGGTAAACCCTGATATGGCTTTATGGTTGGGTGGTGTAGAACGTTTATATGCTGCTGGAATCAAAAAATTGGGAGTAATTCACAGAGGTTTTTCTACATACGAAAAAACAAAATACAGAAATATTCCAGAATGGCAAATTGCAATTGATTTGCAAAATAAATTTCCTGATTTACCTTTGATTATTGATCCATCCCACATTACAGGGAACAGAGACATGATTCTTGAAGTTACACAAGAAGCGTTGAATTTAAATTATGATGGTATGATAATCGAAACTCATACGGATCCTGATAATGCCTGGAGTGATGCAGCACAACAAGTTACACCAGATGCATTGAAGCAAATTTTTAAAGATTTGAGAGTGAGAAAACAGGACGACGTGTCTGATGAGTACACTCAGAAGATGAAAAAATTAAGAGCAAACATTGATGTTTTGGATACGAATTTATTGGACTTGTTAGGGAAGCGTATGAAAGTAGCTGACGAAATAGGTCAGGTTAAAAAAGATGCTAACGTTGCTGTTTTGCAAAATACCCGTTGGAATGAAATTCTAGGAAAAATGATTCTTGAAGGAGAAAAAAGAGGTTTGACAGAAGAGTTTGTTCTTAGAATGTTCAAAGCAATCCACCAAGAAAGTATTGGTCACCAAGAAAAAATTGTGAACGTTTAA
- a CDS encoding prephenate dehydratase, with protein MNEIIGIQGITGSFHHQVAQEYFNQAVIVDECLSFEELVDNLLSGKSDQAVMAIENSIAGPIIPNYALIDKNNLHIIGEHYLRIHQNLMALKGQKIEDIQEVHSHPMAILQCMEFLKKYPNIKLVEDKDTAETARRIQEKQLKGIAAIASKTASEMYDLEILAPEIQTIKNNMTRFVIIKKDNSFVPENEINRASIKFELDHKRGSLAAVLNVMSDCKLNLTKIQSLPKIETPWKYSFFVDVTFERYEDYAKAKSLLIIMAEYFKVLGEYKNTKQ; from the coding sequence ATGAATGAAATAATTGGAATACAAGGTATAACGGGTTCTTTTCACCATCAGGTGGCGCAGGAATATTTCAATCAAGCAGTTATTGTTGATGAATGTTTATCCTTTGAAGAATTAGTAGATAACCTGCTTTCTGGGAAATCAGATCAGGCAGTTATGGCGATAGAAAATTCTATTGCAGGCCCAATTATTCCGAATTATGCATTGATTGACAAAAATAATTTGCACATAATAGGAGAACATTATTTAAGAATTCATCAGAATCTAATGGCCTTAAAAGGTCAAAAAATAGAGGATATTCAAGAAGTACATTCGCATCCCATGGCAATTTTGCAATGTATGGAATTCCTGAAAAAATACCCAAACATAAAATTAGTCGAAGACAAAGATACTGCTGAAACGGCACGTAGAATTCAGGAAAAACAGTTGAAAGGAATTGCTGCAATTGCTAGTAAAACAGCTTCGGAAATGTATGATTTAGAGATTTTGGCTCCGGAAATTCAAACGATTAAAAACAATATGACTCGTTTTGTGATTATCAAAAAGGACAATTCTTTTGTCCCTGAAAACGAAATAAACAGAGCCTCCATCAAATTTGAATTGGATCACAAACGTGGAAGTTTAGCGGCAGTACTAAATGTAATGAGTGATTGTAAATTGAATTTAACCAAAATTCAATCGTTACCAAAAATTGAAACACCTTGGAAATATTCGTTTTTTGTTGATGTAACTTTCGAAAGATACGAAGATTATGCAAAAGCAAAGTCACTATTGATTATTATGGCGGAATATTTCAAAGTATTGGGTGAATATAAAAATACAAAGCAATAA
- a CDS encoding prephenate dehydrogenase, which yields MKVFVIGIGLIGGSMVLDIKTLYPEATIYGIDTNESHLAEAIALGVVDAGVTFDDLIDADFVIVSVPVDVALTVLPKVLDSIGDNTIVFEVGSTKTPICEAVSNHPKRRNFIATHPIAGTEFSGPSAAIKGLFKGKTNIICEVERTAFKLQEKALELFAEMGMRIRYMDPKSHDKHIAYVSHLSHISAFMLGKTVIDKEKHEQDIFDMAGSGFESTVRLAKSSPAMWTPIFKQNRKQVVKTLEEYISNLSKFKELLEKEDYDAIYNEMQSVNKIKEILNGINIKK from the coding sequence ATGAAAGTATTTGTAATAGGAATAGGATTGATCGGCGGCTCGATGGTATTGGATATCAAGACGCTGTATCCGGAAGCCACAATTTATGGGATTGATACTAATGAAAGCCATTTGGCAGAAGCAATTGCTTTAGGAGTTGTTGATGCTGGCGTAACTTTTGATGATTTAATCGATGCCGATTTTGTAATCGTTTCGGTTCCTGTTGATGTTGCGTTGACGGTTTTGCCAAAAGTTTTGGATTCTATTGGGGACAATACGATTGTTTTTGAAGTAGGTTCAACAAAAACACCTATTTGTGAGGCAGTTTCAAATCACCCCAAAAGGCGAAATTTTATTGCCACGCATCCTATTGCGGGTACTGAATTTTCAGGACCTTCGGCAGCGATAAAAGGATTGTTTAAGGGAAAAACGAATATTATTTGCGAGGTGGAGCGAACAGCTTTCAAATTACAAGAAAAGGCGTTGGAACTTTTTGCCGAAATGGGAATGAGAATCCGTTATATGGATCCAAAATCGCATGATAAACACATTGCTTATGTGTCACATTTATCACATATAAGTGCTTTTATGCTTGGGAAAACGGTTATTGATAAAGAGAAACACGAGCAGGATATTTTTGATATGGCTGGTTCCGGTTTTGAAAGCACGGTTCGATTGGCGAAAAGTTCTCCAGCGATGTGGACGCCAATTTTCAAACAAAATAGAAAGCAGGTTGTAAAAACACTAGAGGAATACATTTCGAATTTATCAAAATTTAAAGAACTGTTGGAAAAAGAAGATTACGATGCGATTTACAATGAAATGCAAAGTGTCAATAAAATAAAAGAAATATTAAACGGAATAAATATAAAAAAATAG
- a CDS encoding DUF3857 domain-containing transglutaminase family protein translates to MIVKYVSFLLLFFTTIIFAQKVEYTSLTIPDSLKENANAVVRLNQLDIAIASQRSMNITTKRVVTVLNEKGLSAVDAIENFDKRRTVKAIEAVVYDAFGNEIKKIKRKDFKEQSSSGGNTLFSDARFIYLEYTPTQYPFTIVFESEIETSNTAFIPTWSVISDYNVSIEKSTINVLFPSTLGFRKKEFNFYNFNIKRVVDTPLQLQYVVSNVVAQKYEDYTPISKVFPKVMMGLESFNLEGVDGTAKNWKEYGKWFSDNILIGTTNLSDETKSKIKAIIGVETDPIKKAKIVYKFVQERSRYVSVQVGIGGFKPMLASDVDRLGYGDCKALSNYTRALLEVVGVPSYYTELYGDRDIRNIEADFFSIQGNHVILCVPNETESIFLECTSQDDPFGFQANFTDDRDVVVMKPDGGEIIHTKVYQNKDNSQSSKGSYSIDDKGSFSGKISIVSTGSQYNRKASLEKLQPNDKEAHYKQYWSNINNLKIEKTLLENDKESVRLTENVTVNAINYGNVSGNKMMVTINAYNQYSGNVKRIRNRKNPFEISRGYIDTDEIEVALPTDFSIEFLPESFELRTKFGDYKTEIVKKDAANLVYKRTLFIKKGLYSNKEYDEYRLFIEQISKNDNAKIILTKNQ, encoded by the coding sequence ATGATTGTCAAATATGTTTCTTTCCTGCTTTTGTTTTTTACCACCATTATTTTTGCTCAAAAGGTAGAATATACCTCTTTAACTATTCCTGATAGTTTAAAAGAAAATGCTAATGCTGTAGTTCGTTTAAATCAATTAGATATTGCCATTGCTTCTCAAAGAAGCATGAATATAACCACTAAAAGAGTGGTAACGGTTTTAAATGAAAAAGGGCTTAGTGCTGTTGATGCAATTGAAAACTTTGACAAGAGAAGAACTGTAAAAGCAATAGAAGCGGTTGTTTATGATGCATTTGGGAATGAAATCAAGAAAATAAAAAGAAAAGATTTTAAAGAACAAAGTTCCTCAGGAGGAAATACTTTATTTTCGGATGCACGTTTTATTTATTTAGAATATACTCCAACTCAGTATCCATTTACGATTGTTTTTGAAAGTGAAATAGAAACCTCTAACACTGCTTTTATTCCAACTTGGTCTGTGATTTCAGATTATAATGTTAGTATTGAAAAAAGTACCATTAACGTACTTTTTCCATCAACACTTGGTTTTAGAAAGAAAGAATTCAATTTTTATAATTTTAATATAAAAAGAGTAGTTGATACACCTTTGCAATTGCAGTATGTTGTATCAAATGTTGTCGCGCAAAAATATGAGGATTATACACCGATTTCCAAAGTTTTTCCTAAAGTAATGATGGGATTAGAGAGTTTTAATCTTGAAGGTGTAGATGGGACTGCAAAAAATTGGAAAGAATACGGGAAGTGGTTTTCGGATAATATTTTAATAGGGACAACTAATTTAAGTGATGAAACCAAATCGAAAATTAAAGCAATAATAGGTGTAGAAACTGATCCCATTAAAAAAGCAAAAATTGTTTACAAGTTTGTACAAGAAAGATCAAGATATGTAAGTGTTCAAGTTGGGATTGGCGGATTTAAGCCGATGTTGGCTAGTGATGTAGATCGACTTGGTTACGGGGATTGCAAGGCATTGTCTAATTATACTAGAGCCTTATTAGAAGTTGTGGGTGTTCCTTCTTATTATACTGAATTATATGGTGATCGAGATATAAGGAATATTGAAGCAGACTTTTTTTCAATTCAAGGGAATCATGTTATTTTGTGCGTTCCTAATGAAACTGAAAGTATTTTTTTAGAGTGTACAAGTCAAGATGATCCCTTTGGTTTTCAAGCAAACTTTACGGATGATAGAGATGTTGTTGTAATGAAACCTGATGGTGGCGAAATAATACATACTAAAGTATATCAAAACAAGGATAATTCTCAAAGCAGCAAAGGAAGTTACAGTATTGATGATAAAGGTAGTTTTTCTGGGAAAATTAGTATAGTATCAACAGGTTCTCAATACAATAGAAAAGCTTCACTAGAAAAATTGCAACCTAATGATAAAGAGGCTCATTATAAGCAATATTGGAGTAATATCAATAATCTTAAAATCGAAAAAACGCTCCTTGAGAATGATAAAGAAAGCGTTCGTTTGACAGAGAATGTAACGGTTAATGCTATCAATTATGGTAATGTCTCGGGTAACAAAATGATGGTTACTATAAATGCATACAATCAATATTCAGGAAATGTAAAAAGAATTCGCAACCGTAAAAATCCATTTGAAATATCAAGAGGATATATAGATACTGACGAAATTGAAGTTGCATTACCTACTGATTTTAGTATTGAGTTTCTTCCAGAATCCTTTGAGTTGCGCACAAAATTTGGAGATTATAAAACAGAAATAGTAAAAAAAGATGCCGCTAATTTAGTGTACAAAAGAACCTTATTTATAAAAAAAGGATTATACTCTAATAAAGAATATGACGAATACCGTCTTTTTATAGAGCAAATTTCAAAAAATGATAATGCCAAAATTATTCTAACCAAAAACCAATAA
- the dtd gene encoding D-aminoacyl-tRNA deacylase: MKVVIQRVSSASVTIDTKIVADIQKGLLVLVGIEDADNQEDIDWLVNKITNIRIFGDENEVMNLSVKDIDGEMIVVSQFTLHAATKKGNRPSYIKASKPEIAIPLYENFINQMESELGKTVQSGVFGADMKVLLLNDGPVTIIIDSKNRG; encoded by the coding sequence ATGAAAGTTGTAATCCAAAGAGTTTCCTCCGCCTCAGTAACAATAGATACTAAAATTGTAGCCGATATTCAGAAAGGATTATTGGTTTTAGTTGGAATTGAAGATGCCGATAATCAAGAAGATATTGATTGGTTGGTAAATAAAATTACGAACATCCGCATTTTTGGTGATGAAAATGAGGTGATGAATTTATCTGTAAAAGATATTGATGGCGAAATGATTGTAGTTTCCCAATTTACACTGCATGCTGCTACCAAAAAAGGCAATCGCCCTTCCTATATTAAAGCTTCAAAACCAGAAATCGCTATTCCTTTGTATGAGAATTTTATAAATCAGATGGAAAGCGAATTGGGTAAAACCGTTCAAAGTGGTGTGTTTGGTGCTGACATGAAAGTGCTTTTATTGAATGACGGTCCAGTTACTATAATCATAGATAGTAAAAATAGAGGTTAA
- a CDS encoding DUF3857 domain-containing protein has product MKYNQFFIIIFFSLVFFESNAQEFKLGKVSVEELQEKNHPLDSTAVAAILFEKGAVDFEYSQNDGFVMTTEVITRIKIYKKEGYDWANKEVRYYIGSNAKETVSFSDAVTYNLINGKIEKTKLKSDGEFEGKVNKYWGQKKITMPNIKVGSVVEFKYKIRSSRFSELTEWNFQSSIPVNYSEFKTSIPEYFVYNPNLKGFVSPKITTEKSNKSLSYSYRPEARPGESTTSSTSQEKLEFLETRTVYLVENLPAMKDEAYVNNISNYSTSISHELSVVKFPNQPYKTLSTDWASVTKTIYDYDDFGAELNKTGYFEEDLKSVIAGLNTPEEKISALLNYVKTTVKWNDYYGYSCNDGVKQAYKNKTGNVAEINLMLTAMLRHIGLTANPVLVSTRSNGIALFPNRTAFNYVIAAVEMSSGLVLLDASDRFSTPNILPLRVLNWVGRLIRKDGTSIEVDLMPKVPSNDVVMMNYEIDANGKVSGNLKRQRTDYNAMIFRGNVGDVKEDVYLEKLENENNKIEINEYSRASEKDLKVPVVETFSYSGTNFSEIIGGTIYINPMLFFAVEQNPFKQEIREYPIDYGFPFVDKYNIAIKIPDGYKVETIPTPLLLNMQDSLGSFKFVINASGNFIQLVITHQINVPIITAEYYSMLKEFYQKMIEKQNEKIVLKKV; this is encoded by the coding sequence ATGAAGTACAATCAATTTTTCATTATTATCTTTTTTTCTTTAGTCTTTTTTGAAAGTAATGCGCAAGAATTTAAATTAGGTAAAGTTTCAGTTGAAGAACTTCAAGAGAAAAATCATCCCCTAGATTCTACTGCTGTAGCTGCTATTCTTTTTGAAAAAGGAGCAGTAGATTTTGAGTACAGTCAAAATGATGGTTTTGTGATGACCACCGAAGTGATAACGCGTATTAAAATCTATAAAAAAGAAGGATACGATTGGGCAAATAAAGAAGTGAGATATTACATTGGTAGCAATGCAAAAGAAACAGTGTCCTTCTCTGATGCCGTTACTTATAATTTAATAAATGGTAAAATAGAGAAAACAAAACTAAAAAGTGATGGAGAATTTGAAGGTAAGGTAAACAAATATTGGGGACAAAAAAAAATTACGATGCCTAATATAAAAGTAGGCTCTGTTGTTGAATTCAAATATAAAATTCGCTCATCACGGTTTAGTGAGTTGACAGAGTGGAATTTTCAATCCAGTATTCCTGTTAATTATTCTGAATTTAAAACCTCTATCCCAGAATATTTTGTCTATAATCCAAATCTAAAGGGGTTTGTCTCTCCTAAAATTACTACAGAAAAAAGCAATAAATCTTTAAGCTACTCGTATCGACCGGAAGCACGACCTGGAGAGAGTACAACTAGTTCTACTTCACAAGAAAAGTTAGAGTTTTTAGAAACAAGAACTGTTTACCTTGTAGAAAATCTTCCGGCTATGAAAGACGAAGCTTATGTTAACAATATTTCAAACTACTCAACAAGTATTTCTCATGAACTTTCTGTAGTGAAATTTCCAAATCAACCTTATAAAACCTTATCAACTGATTGGGCATCTGTGACTAAGACAATTTATGATTATGATGATTTTGGCGCTGAATTGAATAAAACAGGTTATTTTGAAGAGGATTTAAAGTCAGTAATTGCGGGATTAAATACACCAGAAGAAAAGATTTCTGCACTGTTGAATTATGTCAAAACTACAGTAAAATGGAATGATTACTATGGGTATTCTTGTAATGATGGTGTAAAACAAGCATACAAAAATAAAACTGGAAATGTTGCCGAAATCAATCTAATGTTAACTGCTATGCTAAGGCATATAGGCCTTACAGCTAATCCAGTTTTGGTGAGTACTCGTTCAAATGGAATTGCACTATTTCCTAATAGAACTGCTTTTAATTATGTAATCGCTGCAGTTGAAATGTCAAGTGGTCTTGTATTACTAGATGCATCGGATCGATTTTCCACTCCCAATATTTTGCCATTAAGAGTTTTGAATTGGGTAGGAAGATTGATACGCAAAGATGGTACTTCGATAGAAGTAGATTTAATGCCTAAAGTACCATCTAATGATGTAGTAATGATGAACTATGAAATTGATGCTAATGGAAAGGTTTCTGGTAATCTGAAACGCCAAAGAACGGATTATAATGCAATGATTTTTAGAGGTAACGTTGGAGATGTAAAAGAGGACGTTTATCTTGAAAAATTAGAGAATGAAAATAATAAAATTGAGATAAATGAATATTCAAGAGCTAGTGAAAAGGATTTAAAAGTACCAGTTGTAGAAACGTTTTCGTATTCAGGTACTAATTTTAGCGAAATTATTGGCGGTACAATTTATATCAATCCAATGTTGTTTTTTGCTGTAGAACAAAATCCCTTCAAACAAGAAATTAGAGAATATCCAATAGATTATGGATTTCCTTTTGTTGATAAATACAATATTGCGATTAAAATTCCAGACGGATACAAAGTGGAAACAATCCCAACGCCATTACTTTTAAATATGCAGGATAGCTTGGGTAGTTTTAAATTTGTGATAAATGCATCAGGGAATTTTATTCAGTTAGTGATTACACATCAAATAAATGTACCAATCATTACAGCAGAATATTATTCAATGTTAAAAGAGTTCTATCAAAAAATGATTGAAAAACAAAATGAGAAAATTGTACTGAAAAAAGTGTAA
- the rsgA gene encoding ribosome small subunit-dependent GTPase A, giving the protein MTGLVYKSTGSWYTVKSEQGDFIECRMKGKFRMKGIKSTNPIAVGDIVDYELEETSDTVTGTIHKIHDRKNYIVRKSVNLSHQMHIIASNIDRVFLLVTINNPPTTFNFIDRFLVTAEAYGIETILVFNKIDTFDDATLDEQLYMQHVYQEIGYKCLRVSSTEMKGIEDLKAMMIGKVSMFSGHSGVGKSTLVNAMEPSLHLKTKTISEASKQGQHTTTFAEMYDLSFDAKIIDTPGIKGFGIVDMDPAEISGYFPEFFKLKDQCKFNNCLHKDEPHCAIKAALEKDEIAWSRYRSYLKILEGDDEHYRTDIHNEDRIISDKTRE; this is encoded by the coding sequence ATGACAGGACTAGTATACAAATCTACAGGAAGTTGGTACACTGTAAAATCAGAACAAGGTGATTTTATAGAATGCCGTATGAAAGGTAAATTCCGTATGAAAGGAATTAAGAGTACCAATCCTATTGCTGTAGGCGATATTGTAGACTATGAACTCGAAGAAACATCAGATACAGTTACGGGAACCATTCATAAAATTCATGACAGGAAAAATTATATCGTGCGTAAATCAGTGAATTTATCGCATCAGATGCATATTATTGCGTCTAATATTGATAGGGTTTTCTTGCTGGTTACCATCAATAATCCACCAACGACTTTCAATTTTATTGATCGTTTTCTAGTTACTGCTGAAGCATATGGAATTGAAACGATACTGGTTTTTAATAAAATAGACACTTTTGATGATGCTACGCTTGATGAACAGTTGTATATGCAGCATGTATATCAGGAAATAGGATACAAATGTTTGCGTGTATCTTCGACAGAAATGAAAGGAATTGAGGATTTGAAAGCAATGATGATTGGTAAAGTAAGCATGTTCTCAGGACATTCCGGTGTTGGGAAATCAACTTTAGTAAATGCAATGGAGCCTTCTTTGCATTTAAAAACAAAAACAATTTCTGAGGCAAGCAAGCAAGGACAGCACACGACCACTTTTGCTGAAATGTACGATTTGTCATTTGATGCCAAGATTATAGATACTCCGGGAATCAAAGGTTTTGGGATTGTCGATATGGATCCAGCAGAAATCAGTGGTTATTTTCCTGAGTTTTTCAAATTGAAAGATCAGTGTAAATTCAATAATTGTTTGCATAAAGACGAGCCGCATTGTGCTATTAAAGCTGCTTTAGAAAAAGATGAAATCGCATGGTCGCGCTACAGAAGTTACCTTAAAATTCTGGAAGGAGACGATGAGCATTATCGTACTGATATTCATAACGAGGATAGAATAATTAGTGATAAAACGAGAGAATAA
- a CDS encoding pyridoxal phosphate-dependent aminotransferase, whose product MITTAKRLDIIEEYYFSSKLREVRQLASEGKPIINMGIGSPDLQPSQAVIDAVVLAMQDENAHQYQSYQGLPELRQGMADFYKNNYGVALNPANEILPLMGSKEGIMHISLAFLNEGDQVLIPNPGYPTYTSVTNLVGAIPVYYDLKENNNWEPDFEALEKLDLSKVKIMWIGYPHMPTGARGSLELFSTLVAFAKKHSILLVNDNPYSFVLNDNPMSLLQVEGAKDVALELNSLSKTFNMAGWRVGMLLGNAACIDAVLKVKSNMDSGMFYGIQKGAIEALKSDKSWFHSMNAVYQKRRVLAEQLAEKLGCKVYKEGVGLFVWAKLPDGITSAEDFIDKILYEKSIFITPGTIFGSNGEGYIRFALCVKEEKVQEAIDRF is encoded by the coding sequence ATGATTACAACCGCTAAGCGTTTAGATATAATTGAAGAATACTATTTCTCCTCAAAATTGAGAGAAGTAAGACAACTGGCTTCTGAAGGGAAACCCATTATTAATATGGGAATTGGAAGTCCGGATTTGCAACCGTCACAAGCGGTAATTGATGCAGTGGTTCTAGCAATGCAAGATGAAAATGCGCATCAATACCAAAGTTATCAAGGATTACCGGAATTGCGTCAAGGCATGGCTGATTTTTACAAAAATAATTACGGAGTTGCGTTGAATCCGGCTAACGAAATCTTGCCTTTGATGGGTTCCAAAGAGGGAATTATGCATATTTCGCTGGCTTTTTTGAATGAAGGCGATCAGGTATTGATTCCAAATCCAGGATATCCGACGTACACTTCGGTTACGAATTTAGTGGGAGCAATTCCAGTGTATTATGATTTAAAAGAAAATAATAACTGGGAACCGGATTTTGAAGCTTTGGAAAAATTGGATTTATCGAAAGTGAAAATAATGTGGATTGGTTATCCGCACATGCCAACAGGAGCGAGAGGAAGTTTGGAGTTGTTTTCAACCTTGGTGGCTTTCGCCAAAAAACACAGCATTTTGTTAGTCAATGACAATCCGTATAGTTTTGTTTTGAACGACAACCCGATGAGTTTGTTGCAAGTGGAAGGCGCAAAAGACGTGGCTTTAGAATTGAATTCTTTGAGTAAGACTTTCAACATGGCGGGCTGGAGAGTTGGAATGCTTCTGGGAAATGCAGCTTGCATTGATGCAGTTCTAAAAGTGAAAAGCAACATGGATAGCGGAATGTTTTACGGGATTCAAAAGGGAGCAATAGAAGCTTTGAAAAGCGACAAATCTTGGTTTCATTCGATGAATGCCGTTTACCAAAAAAGAAGAGTTTTGGCGGAACAATTAGCTGAGAAGTTAGGATGTAAAGTGTACAAAGAAGGTGTTGGATTATTTGTTTGGGCGAAATTACCGGACGGAATCACATCAGCTGAAGATTTTATTGATAAGATATTATACGAAAAATCAATTTTTATTACGCCGGGAACTATTTTTGGCTCAAATGGAGAAGGATATATTCGATTTGCACTTTGTGTAAAAGAAGAGAAAGTTCAAGAAGCAATTGATAGATTTTAG
- a CDS encoding dicarboxylate/amino acid:cation symporter, translated as MNLKNTQSSSFLKNYKSILLLLGGILAGSILGLVFGKGVEVIKPLGDIFLNLLFTAIIPLVFFTIAYSIANLEKTEKLGKLFVIVIGVFLSTVLISAILMLVAVLLFPIQQDIIISKLPLETIQESSAGSQITQLLTAGDFFELLSRKNMLALIIFSFLIGFASLQSGEKGKDFSRFLNSGNEVMKQLLHIIMKTAPIGLGAYFAYQVGIFGPQLFGAYAKPLGLYYAVCAFYFVVFFSLYAFIAGGKLGFKVFWKNNITPSLTALGTCSSIATIPANLEGAQKMNIPAHIRNVVIPLGAPLHKDGSSMSSIIKIAVIFAMFGKDLTDPNTILMALGITVIVSVVEGGIPNGGYIGEILAITVYGFPMEQALPAAMIVGTLVDPMATLLNANGDLVSAMMVTRISEGKKWLTEKLVA; from the coding sequence ATGAATTTGAAAAATACACAATCAAGCAGTTTCTTGAAAAACTACAAAAGTATTTTATTACTACTTGGCGGAATTTTGGCAGGAAGTATATTGGGTTTAGTTTTTGGAAAAGGAGTAGAAGTGATTAAGCCTTTGGGCGATATATTTCTGAATTTATTGTTTACAGCAATTATTCCATTGGTGTTTTTTACGATTGCGTATTCGATTGCTAATTTAGAAAAGACGGAGAAGCTTGGAAAATTATTTGTAATTGTTATCGGCGTGTTTTTAAGTACGGTACTGATTTCGGCTATTTTGATGCTAGTTGCTGTTTTGTTATTTCCCATTCAGCAAGATATCATCATCTCAAAACTTCCATTGGAAACTATTCAGGAAAGTTCAGCTGGTTCTCAAATTACTCAATTGCTAACGGCAGGGGACTTTTTTGAATTGTTATCTCGCAAAAATATGTTAGCACTAATCATATTTTCTTTTTTAATAGGATTTGCCAGTTTACAATCGGGCGAAAAAGGGAAAGATTTCAGTCGGTTTTTGAATTCAGGTAATGAAGTGATGAAACAATTGTTACACATCATCATGAAAACGGCTCCAATAGGATTAGGTGCTTATTTTGCGTATCAGGTTGGGATTTTTGGACCGCAATTATTTGGCGCTTATGCAAAACCTTTGGGACTTTATTATGCAGTTTGTGCTTTTTACTTTGTCGTGTTTTTTAGTTTGTATGCATTTATCGCCGGAGGAAAATTAGGATTTAAAGTATTTTGGAAAAACAATATTACTCCTTCCTTAACAGCATTGGGAACTTGCAGCAGCATTGCGACAATTCCTGCCAATCTGGAAGGTGCTCAAAAAATGAATATCCCGGCTCACATCAGGAATGTAGTTATTCCACTGGGAGCTCCGTTACATAAAGATGGTTCGAGTATGTCGTCCATTATAAAAATTGCGGTTATTTTTGCCATGTTTGGAAAAGATTTAACGGATCCTAATACTATATTAATGGCTTTGGGAATTACAGTAATTGTTTCAGTAGTTGAAGGCGGAATTCCAAACGGAGGTTACATAGGAGAAATCCTTGCGATAACCGTTTATGGATTTCCAATGGAACAAGCGCTTCCGGCAGCAATGATTGTGGGAACTTTAGTAGATCCAATGGCGACTTTGCTTAATGCGAATGGTGATTTAGTGTCGGCAATGATGGTAACTCGAATTTCGGAAGGGAAAAAATGGCTTACTGAAAAGTTAGTGGCGTAA